The following proteins come from a genomic window of Trifolium pratense cultivar HEN17-A07 linkage group LG4, ARS_RC_1.1, whole genome shotgun sequence:
- the LOC123922450 gene encoding uncharacterized protein LOC123922450: MQGRRVARELVFDPEIEKTAKANRKAVRLAREAARLAGVAQESSEEAVSSPNTSDNEANIMAENPPPPPPVVPERMLGDYGQRNNGELANLGFQPRNHVSFDIKNSVLSALKENQYSGAETQCPNLHLEHFYEACDYTDPPGVSESDKRLRLFKYSLTGRAKDWLDTIPPNTINTWQELEMKFMDRYFPIHKYLERRADITSFEQGDSETLYDAWERFKLSLKKCPKHGLDSHTQMQHFTQGLRAQTRMFLDASAGGSLKNKNQTQARELVESMAQNEYRVENDRGAKKKAGMIELDTQTALLAQSTLMNSQMAAVLKHLTSTPNAQMPVMAANEVKCDFCGQGHANGQCFPEGSEEAKYLANFKRNNPKYDPYSNTYNPGWRDHPNFGWGGNQNSNQSQQQSSSQNSQQRRPSQLEDTLTQFIKVTQGNFEAMKVSQDQMKTNQDIANKNHEASIKNLETQVGQLSRQFAATQNNGFEGSTKDNPRNESCKAINLRNRVVPSPEIVTKKKKKMIESEKEELVEDEKEKKIEKENDEKLVEKKGKGVEEKESSVHAKLPYPRKKKAKANDHQQFKKFMKMLHDLQINIPFAEVLEQMPVYAKFMKDLLTKKRKPLDDDTVDMTEECSAIIQKKLPQKKKDPGSFTIPCSIGNISVGRALCDLGASINLMPLSMMKKIPGAVAKPTKMQLSLADRSIVHPYGILHDVLVRVAEFVFPADFVILDMEDDADVEPLLLGRPFLATGRALIDVEMGELMLRTHGEQVMFNVFKAMKHHDEEPQCYKVDVIEEVVEDVLVEETPSLPLERVIVNSIDDLEEEWDKEIEICLRQLESCKEEEAQKDFENVYAVEEKASGKEDLKVTIPELKELPPHLKYVFLGEDASQPAIISSRLSSLEAEKLTRVLRENKEAMGWSISDLKGISPGFCMHKIKMEDEYKPVVQPQRRLNPTMKEVVKKEVLKLLEAGMIYPISDSAWVSPVHVVPKKGGMTVVRNEKNELIPTRTVTGWRMCIDYRRLNSATRKDHFPLPFMDQMLERLAGQAYYCFLDGYSGYNQIVVDPEDQEKTAFTCPFGVFAYRKMPFGLCNAPATFQRCMLSIFADMMEDTIEVFMDDFSVFGKSFDKCLANLNAVLKRCISTNLVLNWEKCHFMVKEGIVLGHKISSKGIQVDQAKIEVIKELPPPVNVKGVRSFLGHAGFYRRFIKDFSKIAKPLSNLLVKENEFKFDDECLNAFVVIKEKLVTAPIIVAPNWDLPFELMCDASDYAVGAVLGQRHAKFFHAIYYASKVLNENQINYTTTEKELLAIVFALEKFRSYLIGSKVVVFSDHSALKYLLTKGDSKPRLLRWVLLLQEFDLEIKDKKGVENVVADHLSRLENPMVTTKEKCINEEFPDEKLLMVSKRPWFADMANFKAGNEIPEDYSYQQKKKFFRDANFYFWDDPYLFKVGQDGLIRRCVDEEEAQSIMWHCHSSPYGGHHSGPRTAAKVLQSGFFWPTLFADCVEFARRCDNCQRTGNVSKRDEMPLNQMLEVEPFDCWGIDFMGPFPSSRSNLHILVCVDYVTKWVEAIPCQANDSHTVVKFLKENIFTRFGVPRILISDGGKHFCNKYLENVLEKYNVKHKVATPYHPQTSGQVEVSNRQLKQILEKTVSTSRKDWSMKLNDTLWAYRTAFKTHLGFSPYQLVYGKSCHLPVELEHKAYWAVKFLNFDAGLAGEKRLLKLNELEEWRMQAYENAVIFKARTKKYHDKGLVRKEFKKGQQVLLFNSRLRLFPGKLMSRWSGPFVIKEVFPHGAVEIFTPGEEEKSFKVNGQRLKFYKGGDFNRHKVAVLFEDP, translated from the exons ATGCAAGGTAGGAGAGTAGCAAGAGAACTTGTCTTTGATcctgaaatagagaaaacagcTAAAGCAAACAGGAAAGCAGTTCGGTTAGCCCGAGAGGCTGCCCGGTTAGCAGGTGTTGCACAAGAAAGTAGTGAAGAAGCGGTTTCTAGTCCAAACACATCGGACAACGAAGCCAACATCATGGCTGAaaatccaccaccacctccaccagtTGTGCCTGAGAGGATGTTAGGTGACTATGGGCAAAGAAACAATGGAGAGCTTGCCAATCTGGGTTTCCAACCGCGAAATCATGTGTCATTTGATATCAAGAATTCAGTGCTCAGCGCCCTCAAAGAGAATCAATACTCAGGGGCAGAAACACAATGTCCAAATCTGCACCTGGAGCATTTCTATGAAGCTTGTGACTATACAGACCCACCAGGAGTATCTGAATCAGATAAAAGATTAAGGCTTTTCAAGTACTCGTTAACTGGAAGAGCTAAAGACTGGCTGGACACAATACCACCTAACACCATCAATACTTGGCAAGAGCTAGAGATGAAGTTCATGGATAGGTACTTTCCAATTCACAAGTATTTGGAAAGAAGAGCTGACATTACAAGTTTTGAGCAAGGAGACTCCGAAACATTGTATGATGcctgggaaagattcaaactGAGCCTGAAGAAGTGTCCTAAGCATGGGCTCGATAGTCATACTCAAATGCAGCATTTCACACAAGGATTGAGAGCTCAAACTAGAATGTTTCTAGATGCATCGGCAGGTGgatctttgaaaaataaaaatcaaactcaagctaGAGAGTTGGTGGAGTCCATGGCTCAAAATGAGTACAGAGTTGAAAATGATCGTGGTGCAAAGAAGAAGGCAGGCATGATAGAGCTCGATACTCAAACTGCTCTTTTGGCCCAATCTACATTGATGAATTCTCAAATGGCAGCTGTGTTGAAACACCTCACTAGCACTCCTAATGCCCAAATGCCAGTCATGGCAGCTAATGAagtgaaatgtgatttttgtggaCAAGGGCATGCTAATGGCCAATGTTTTCCTGAAGGGTCAGAAGAGGCAAAGTACCTAGCcaacttcaaaaggaacaaCCCAAAGTATGATCCATATTCAAACACTTATAACCCAGGTTGGAGAGATCATCCAAACTTTGGTTGGGGAggaaatcaaaactcaaatcaatctcaacaacaatcTTCTTCACAAAACTCCCAACAAAGGAGACCTTCTCAATTAGAGGATACACTTACTCAATTCATAAAGGTGACGCAAGGGAACTTCGAAGCTATGAAGGTTAGCCAAGATCAAATGAAAACCAACCAAGATATTgccaacaagaatcatgaagcttcaattAAGAACTTGGAAACTCAAGTTGGGCAATTGTCAAGGCAATTCGCGGCTactcaaaataatggttttgaAGGTTCTACAAAGGATAATCCGAGGAATGAAAGTTGCAAGGCGATTAATTTGAGAAATAGAGTGGTTCCTTCACCTGAGATTGTAACGAAGAAAAAGA AAAAAATGATTGAGAGTGAGAAAGAGGAGTTAGTTGAagatgagaaagagaaaaaaattgaaaaagagaatgATGAGAAGTTAGTTGAAAAGAAAGGCAAGGGTGtagaggagaaagaaagttctGTCCATGCTAAATTGCCATATCCGCGCAAGAAGAAGGCAAAGGCTAATGATCATcaacaattcaaaaaatttatgaagATGCTTCATGATCTCCAAATTAACATTCCTTTTGCTGAAGTGTTGGAACAAATGCCTGTCTATGCCAAATTCATGAAAGATCTCTtgacaaagaaaaggaaacCTCTTGATGATGACACAGTTGATATGACAGAGGAATGTAGCGCCATAATTCAAAAGAAGCTTcctcaaaagaagaaagatccGGGAAGTTTTACTATCCCATGTTCTATTGGCAACATTTCCGTTGGTCGAGCTCTATGTGATTTGGGAGCAAGCATAAATCTCATGCCATTGTCAATGATGAAAAAGATTCCGGGAGCCGTTGCTAAACCTACAAAAATGCAACTCTCTTTGGCTGATCGATCAATAGTACATCCATATGGCATACtacatgatgtgttggtaaGAGTTGCGGAGTTTGTTTTCCCGGCGGATTTCGTCAtccttgatatggaagatgatgCAGATGTAGAACCATTGTTGTTGGGTAGACCATTCTTAGCTACCGGAAGAGCATTGATTGATGTTGAGATGGGAGAACTTATGTTGAGAACACATGGGGAACAAGTCATGTTTAACGTGTTCAAAGCTATGAAACACCATGATGAGGAGCCACAATGTTACAAGGTTGACGTGATTGAGGAAGTGGTAGAAGATGTCTTAGTGGAAGAAACACCATCCTTACCTTTAGAGAGAGTAATTGTTAATTCCATCGATGATTTGGAGGAGGAATGGGACAAGGAGATTGAAATTTGTCTCCGTCAGCTTGAATcatgtaaagaagaagaagcacaaaaagattttgaaaatgtGTATGCTGTGGAAGAGAAAGCTAGTGGTAAGGAGGACCTAAAAGTTACTATTCCGGAGTTGAAAGAGCTCCCCCCTcacttaaaatatgttttcttagGAGAAGATGCTTCACAACCGGCAATCATAAGCAGCAGGTTGAGTTCTTTGGAAGCAGAGAAGCTAACTAGAGTCTTGCGAGAAAATAAAGAAGCCATGGGTTGGAGCATCTCTGATTTGAAAGGGATTAGTCCCGGATTCTGTATGCATAAGATAAAAATGGAAGATGAATACAAACCTGTGGTGCAACCTCAAAGAAGACTAAATCCAACCATGAAAGAAGTGGTGAAGAAAGAGGTTCTTAAACTTCTAGAAGCTGGTATGATTTATCCAATCTCGGATAGTGCGTGGGTTAGTCCTGTCCATGTGGTCCCGAAAAAAGGTGGTATGACAGTtgtgagaaatgaaaaaaatgaactgaTACCCACTCGCACCGTCACTGGgtggcggatgtgtatagacTACAGGCGGTTGAACTCGGCAACAAGGAAGGACCATTTTCCTCTTCCATTCATGGACCAAATGTTGGAAAGGCTTGCAGGGCAGGCCTATTATTGCTTTTTGGATGGATATTCTGGGTACAATCAGATTGTAGTAGACCCAGAGGATCAGGAGAAAACAGCTTTTACTTGCCCTTTTGGAGTATTCGCTTACCGGAAGATGCCTTTCGGGTTGTGCAACGCACCGGCCACATTCCAGCGGTGTATGCTATCTATTTTTGCTGATATGATGGAGGACACAATcgaggtatttatggatgatttttctgtgtttggtaagtctttTGATAAATGTTTAGCCAATTTGAATGCCGTATTGAAGAGATGCATAAGTaccaatttagttttaaattgggaaaaatgtcattttatggttAAAGAAGGTATTGTGCTTGGACACAAAATCTCTTCAAAGGGCATTCAAGTTGACCAAGCAAAGATAGAGGTTATTAAGGAATTGCCTCCTCCCGTGAATGTTAAGGGAGTGAGAAGCTTCTTAGGACATGCCGGTTTCTATCGGCGTTTCATAAAAGACTTTTCCAAAATAGCTAAGCCCTTAAGTAACCTCCTCGTGAAggaaaatgaattcaaatttgatgatgaatgtttgaatgcttttgttgtgattaaagaaaagttggTCACCGCGCCCATAATCGTTGCACCTAATTGGGATCTCCCTTTTGAATTAATGTGTGATGCAAGTGATTATGCGGTTGGAGCGGTGCTTGGCCAACGACATGCGAAATTTTTCCATGCTATATACTATGCAAGCAAGGTTTTGAatgaaaaccaaatcaattaTACAACTACTGAAAAAGAGTTGCTTGCaatagtatttgctttggaaaaatttcgctcttatctgattggatcgaaagttgttgttttttcagaTCACTCGGCACTTAAGTACCTCCTCACAAAAGGCGACTCAAAGCCTAGACTCTTGAGGTGGGTACTACTTCTGCAGGAATTTGATTTGGAGATAAAAGACAAGAAAGGTGTGGAGAATGTGGTCGCGGACCATTTGTCAAGGTTAGAAAATCCAATGGTGACCACAAAAGAGAAGTGCATTAACGAAGAGTTCCCGGATGAAAAATTGCTGATGGTTTCTAAAAGGCCTTGGTTTGCTGACatggctaatttcaaagcagGAAATGAAATTCCGGAGGACTATTCCTATCagcaaaagaagaaattctttAGAGATGCTAACTTCTATTTTTGGGATGATCCATACCTATTTAAGGTGGGGCAAGATGGTTTGATCCGTAGATGTGTTGATGAAGAAGAGGCGCAAAGTATAATGTGGCACTGCCACAGTTCTCCATATGGTGGTCATCACAGTGGTCCACGAACAGCAGCAAAGGTGCTTCAAAGTGGTTTCTTTTGGCCGACACTGTTTGCAGATTGTGTAGAGTTTGCTAGAAGATGTGATAATTGCCAGAGGACCGGCAATGTTTCAAAGCGGGATGAGATGCCTCTAAACCAAATGCTCGAAGTAGAACCTTTTGATTGTTGGGGGATTGATTTCATGGGACCTTTTCCATCTTCACGGTCTAACCTTCATATATTGGTGTGTGTAgattatgttacaaaatggGTGGAAGCTATTCCTTGCCAAGCAAATGACTCTCATACCGTGGTCAAGtttcttaaagaaaatatttttactcgGTTTGGGGTTCCTAGAATTCTCATTAGTGATGGAGGCaaacatttttgtaacaaatacttGGAGAATGTCTTGGAGAAATACAATGTTAAGCACAAGGTGGCCACTCCATACCATCCTCAGACAAGTGGACAAGTTGAAGTATCTAACCggcaattgaaacaaattctggAGAAAACGGTTTCTACTTCAAGGAAAGACTGGTCAATGAAGCTTAATGATACACTTTGGGCTTATAGAACCGCGTTCAAGACACATTTGGGGTTCTCTCCGTACCAACTAGTTTATGGCAAATCATGTCACCTACCGGTT